A single genomic interval of Spirochaetota bacterium harbors:
- a CDS encoding methyl-accepting chemotaxis protein, with protein sequence MKQHYTARQVLEIHSSGTYIIIFIVIALIAHIFQILGKVAISEIARLAFISGVCILVSYIIYKRKRLLKPTGVFEWLLGFISLNIPLAAKFAYAQKYDWTFALESYNSSVLMVILLIMLQLYYNRRLMNFYTAYTVITWTAFLLVAIAHGAEIHWDATLDGKPVHGFIILREIFFIMITAVFGILASRNIRVVLEYDDRSTKQLSVIQKQSDVQRQLNETIKEKVADLLEQVKQQDILTVKFNDKMQNQASTFEEISATLEELLGSAESIARIAEEQVGGNEMMETIVNEFKIIKNETRQNLDKTIQEVDTVVAQTGNANERIKDVESTINQIRAQSQKISETISVIVDIAXXXVESTINQIRAQSQKISETISVIVDIADRINLLSLNASIEAARAGEYGRGFAVVADEIGKLAYQTSESIKDIEKVLVQSTKTTETGVEVIRATAEMLKDLIARMAESSSKIKILQDSVTVEEKYIKNIIEQMEKNVELAKNIGAGTEEQKAAIEASAKAIEHMNEVVSQMVDEIQQLAHTSQNIVYNATVLLEKSKGDA encoded by the coding sequence ATGAAACAACACTATACAGCCCGCCAGGTTTTAGAGATACATTCAAGTGGAACATATATCATTATTTTTATAGTAATAGCTCTAATAGCACATATATTTCAGATTTTGGGAAAAGTTGCTATTTCAGAAATAGCCAGGCTTGCCTTCATAAGTGGTGTGTGTATCCTTGTCTCATATATTATTTACAAAAGAAAAAGGCTTTTAAAGCCTACTGGCGTGTTTGAATGGCTTTTGGGTTTTATAAGCTTGAATATTCCATTGGCTGCAAAATTTGCCTATGCACAAAAATATGACTGGACATTTGCACTGGAGTCATACAACAGCTCGGTGCTTATGGTTATTCTTCTTATTATGCTTCAATTATATTATAACCGGCGGCTAATGAATTTTTACACGGCATATACTGTCATAACATGGACAGCATTTTTATTAGTGGCGATAGCTCATGGAGCTGAAATTCATTGGGATGCAACCCTTGATGGCAAGCCGGTTCATGGCTTCATTATCTTACGTGAGATTTTCTTTATAATGATTACTGCCGTTTTTGGAATTTTGGCTTCCCGAAATATACGTGTTGTGCTGGAATATGATGATCGCTCCACTAAACAGCTTTCGGTTATTCAAAAGCAGTCAGATGTGCAGCGACAGCTCAATGAAACAATTAAAGAAAAGGTTGCTGATCTTCTGGAACAGGTGAAACAGCAGGATATACTCACTGTTAAATTCAATGATAAGATGCAAAACCAGGCCTCGACGTTTGAAGAAATATCAGCCACACTTGAAGAGCTTTTGGGTTCAGCTGAAAGCATTGCCCGTATAGCCGAGGAGCAGGTTGGTGGCAATGAGATGATGGAAACCATAGTGAATGAATTTAAAATAATCAAAAATGAAACACGGCAAAATCTGGATAAGACAATACAGGAAGTTGATACGGTGGTTGCCCAAACAGGAAATGCAAATGAAAGAATCAAAGATGTGGAATCAACTATTAATCAGATACGTGCACAGAGCCAGAAGATTTCAGAGACTATAAGCGTAATTGTTGATATTGCTGANNNNNNNGTGGAATCAACTATTAATCAGATACGTGCACAGAGCCAGAAGATTTCAGAGACTATAAGCGTAATTGTTGATATTGCTGATAGGATTAATTTATTATCACTCAATGCCAGTATTGAAGCTGCACGCGCAGGAGAATATGGAAGGGGCTTTGCAGTTGTTGCGGATGAAATAGGCAAACTGGCATATCAAACTTCTGAAAGCATAAAGGATATTGAGAAAGTCCTGGTGCAGAGCACTAAAACTACTGAAACAGGTGTTGAGGTTATCCGTGCAACAGCTGAGATGTTAAAGGACTTGATAGCCCGAATGGCAGAAAGCTCGTCAAAAATCAAGATATTGCAGGACAGTGTTACTGTAGAAGAAAAATACATAAAAAATATCATAGAGCAGATGGAAAAGAATGTAGAATTGGCAAAAAATATTGGTGCAGGTACCGAAGAGCAGA